From the genome of Nerophis ophidion isolate RoL-2023_Sa linkage group LG25, RoL_Noph_v1.0, whole genome shotgun sequence, one region includes:
- the rxfp3.3a1 gene encoding relaxin-3 receptor 1, translated as MAEDNQSQVSNRTASDLFRQLEDVDVSADGSPLLRVLICCVYSAVCAAGLLGNLLVFLLLGARRQRRTSRLDFFVLNLAVTDFQFVLTLPFWAVDTARDFSWPFGDAMCKAVLSVTVMNMYASVFFLTAMSVTRYLALASALPHTCARSSRRSDRCACAAIWTLATAATLPTAVFSTVSRVSGENLCLLKFPGGQDWLAVYHLHKILVGFVVPICVVSVSYVRLLRLIRTRSMKTANPRRRSRVTKSVTIVVLSFFLCWMPNHAITLWSVLVKLNAAKWDRAYYVVHTYVFPLTVCLAHANSCLNPVIYCLMRPEFRTRLRRLLHRGHANT; from the coding sequence ATGGCTGAAGACAACCAAAGTCAAGTTTCCAACCGGACCGCGTCGGACCTTTTCAGGCAGCTGGAGGACGTGGACGTGTCGGCGGACGGGAGCCCGCTCCTCCGCGTCCTCATCTGCTGCGTGTACTCCGCGGTGTGCGCCGCGGGTCTGCTGGGCAACCTGCTGGTTTTCCTGCTGCTGGGCGCCCGGCGGCAGCGCAGGACGTCCAGGTTGGATTTCTTCGTGCTCAACTTGGCGGTGACCGACTTCCAGTTCGTGCTGACGCTGCCCTTCTGGGCGGTGGACACGGCGCGGGACTTCAGCTGGCCGTTCGGGGACGCCATGTGCAAGGCGGTGCTGTCCGTCACCGTCATGAACATGTACGCCAGCGTCTTCTTCCTCACCGCCATGAGCGTCACCAGGTACCTGGCGCTGGCGTCCGCGCTGCCGCACACCTGCGCGCGCAGCTCCCGCCGCTCCGACCGATGCGCCTGCGCGGCGATTTGGACGCTCGCCACCGCGGCCACGTTGCCGACGGCCGTCTTCTCCACCGTCAGCCGCGTCTCCGGGGAGAACCTGTGCCTGCTGAAGTTCCCCGGCGGCCAGGACTGGCTGGCGGTCTACCACCTCCACAAGATCCTGGTGGGCTTCGTGGTGCCCATCTGCGTGGTGTCCGTCAGCTACGTCCGGCTGCTGCGCCTCATCCGCACCAGGAGCATGAAGACCGCCAACCCCAGGCGGAGGTCCAGGGTCACCAAGTCCGTCACCATCGTGGTCCTGTCCTTCTTCCTGTGCTGGATGCCCAACCACGCCATCACGCTGTGGAGCGTCCTGGTCAAGCTGAACGCGGCCAAGTGGGACCGGGCCTACTACGTGGTGCACACCTACGTCTTCCCGCTCACCGTGTGCCTGGCGCACGCCAACAGCTGCCTCAACCCCGTCATCTACTGCCTCATGCGGCCCGAGTTCAGGACCAGGCTGAGGCGGCTCCTCCACCGCGGACACGCCAACACTTAG